In Pseudarthrobacter defluvii, the DNA window CAGCCGTCTTCGACGGTGACGTGGGCGGAGAGTACCGGGGTTCCGGAACCGACGAGGGACGCGTGCAGGTCGTGGACGTCGATGACGTGGGGAAGGGCGAGGATGTGCTCCCGGACCTGGCCCAGATCCAGTCCGGCGGGCGCGTTTTCCATCAGCACATTCACCGTGTCCCGGAGCAGTCTCAGGGTGCGGGGGATGATCAGGACCCCGATGAGCAGGGACACCACGGCATCGGCCTGCACCCAGCCGGTCAGGGCGATGATGATCGCCGCAACGATGACGGCCACGGATCCCAGGGCATCGTTGAGGACTTCAAGGAAGGCGGCCTTCATGTTGAAGTTATGATTCCGGCCTGATGCCAAAACAATCAGCCCGATGGCATTGCCGGCCAGACCGATGACGCCGAACCACAGCATCGTCGGTCCGGCGATTTCCGGCGGTTCGAAGAACCTGCGGATGCCCTCGATAATCACGAACGCGCCAACGCCCAGCAGAAGGGCAGCCTGGAAGGCCGCTGCGATGATTTCGGCGCGCTTGTAACCCCAGGTGCGTTTCAGTGTCGGTGGTTTCAGGGCCAGCGAGGCTGCGATCAGTGCGATCAGCAGACCGGTGGAGTCGGTGAACATGTGCCCGGCATCGGCCAGCAGCGCGAGGCTTCCGGTCAGCACGGCACCGATGATTTCCGCGGCCATGACGCTGAACGTAACAGCGAAAACGATGATGAGTTTTCCGCGGTGGCCGGCACCTGCCGCAGCGTGGTCGTGGTCATGTCCGCTCATGAGGGATCCTTCACAGTGGTTGGCGGGGCAGGGGTGAGGGCTTCTTGTCCTGGCCGCAGCCGGATTCTTTGCAGGTACCGGGCGGATCTACGCTGCGGATCATCGGGGGCGTGCGCGGGCCGGAGGCCGGAGAGTTCGGGGCGAACCCGCTCGTCCGGCTGGACTGACCGGACCGTGGACCCGCAGACAGGCCCAGGGGTTGGACCGGACCGGCCGGTTCATCCCGGTGTTCGAATTCATGAACGCCTGCACCAGGTGTGGCCGGGATCGGCGGAATTTCCGTCGTCACCGGCGCGGCCCGCCGCTGCCGCCGGGGCCCGGGTGGGTGCGTTCGCCCAGTTGGGCGAGCATGGCGTTGTAGGCCTCCAGGTCGGCATCATGGTTTCTGTCCGCTGCCCGGTCGGTCCGACGGGTTTCCCGGGCATCGGAGCGGGACCACATGACGGCGACTCCGATCGCGATCAACAGGGTCGGAACCTCACCGATTCCCCAGGTGATGGCCCCGGCCATCTGCTGGTCAGCCAGCGGGGAAAGACCCCAGTCCCGGCCCAGCCCGGTAAACCACTCCGGCTGCAGGAGCGTGGTGGCCCCCATCAGGGCGACGCCGAAAAATGCGTGGAAAGCCATCGTGGCCAGCAGCAGCAGCAGCCGCAGCGGATACGGCGCCCGGCGGGGCACTGGATCGGTGCCGACCATGGACAGGACGAACAGGTAGCCGGTGATGACGAAATGCACGGTCATCAGTTCATGGCCGGCATGCTCACGCAGGGCAAACCCGAAGGCGTCGGAGTAGTAGAACAGCACGATCGAGCCGGCGAAGTTCGCGGCGACAAAAAGCGGATGTGTCAGGACGGCGGCCGGCCGGGAGTGCACCAGGATCATGATCCATTCCCGCGGTCCGCGTGTCCCGTCATGCCGGGGAGCCAGGGCCCGCAGGGCCAGGGTGACGGGGGCGCCGAGAACCAGGAACACCGGAACGATCATGGTCAGCGCCATGTGGTCGAGCATGTGGGCACTGAACAGGACCCGCCCGTAGACCGAGGGCCCGCCGGAGGTGAAGAAGACCAGGGCAGCCAGGCCCGTCAGCCACATCAGGCCCCGGGGCCAGGGCCACTTGTCCCCTCGCCGCTTCAGCAGCCGGGCGGCCCGAAGGTACAGGTATGCCGCTGCCAGTGCCACAGCGATCCAGAGCCAGTCCGGGCGCCAGACCGTGAACCAGCGTTCGGGGGTCAGTTCCGGTGGCAGCAGGTAGCCGGTGAGGATTTGTGCCGGCGTCAGGGCCGGTTCGATGTCCTCGCCCAGGGGAGGGGGAGTGCGGCTCAGTGCGGCGGCCAGTCCGCTGACGGCGCCCATGATGAGCACCTCAATAACGATCAGCCGCCAGAACAGCCCAGTGGCGCGCGTCGCTCCTGCGGCGGCTGACAGAGCCGGAATGAGACGCCTGCGGTGCAGGAGCCCGAGGCCGCCCAGGACGATGGCGCCGGCCGTTTTCCCCATCAGCAGCACCCCATAGGGTGAGGCGAGGCCGGCGGGGGAATCGATGCGGATGGCCGCGTTGATCACCCCGGAGGACACGACGAGGATTAAGGCGAACCCGGCGAGGGTTGAAAACCGTTTCACGACGGCGGCGGTGTCGCTGCCCAGCGCGGTGCCCGCTGCCGTCAGGGCGACCAGTCCGCCGAACCAGAGGCAGACGCCCACAAGGTGCAGGCCCAGTGAGTTGATGGCCTGTTCATGATCGCTGCCCCCGGCGGCGTGGCCGATCAGGATCATCGGAATCAACCCGCCCATAGCCAGCACGGCCGTCGCGGCCAGGCCGGCCGGGGAGCGGAGGCCGAAGGTCGCCGTCGCCACCGTCGCGGAGATGATCACCACCCACAGCCAGGCCGTCCCGGTCGGGAGCTCTGTAATGTAGGACGCCAGCTGCGAGGCGAATTGCCGGCTGCCCGAGATCGGTACCCCGGCGATATCGGCGAAGCTGAACACGATGACCGCCACCGCCGAGAGCATCCACAGAATGCTCGCCGCACAGGCCAGGTTCATGATGCGCCCAAATGCAGGATGCTCCGGGGCTGGAGCCCCGGCGCTGCTGCCGGCCTGCTTGTTCTTCCGCGTCCGTGACATGGACGGCGGAACAATGAAGGCCGCGAAAACCAGCGCCCCGATGGTGGCCGCCGCAGAGATGTTATGGACCGTCTGAACTATGCCAAAGCCCCACCGGACCAAGGACCCCGGGTCCCGGGTTTC includes these proteins:
- a CDS encoding cation diffusion facilitator family transporter, with product MSGHDHDHAAAGAGHRGKLIIVFAVTFSVMAAEIIGAVLTGSLALLADAGHMFTDSTGLLIALIAASLALKPPTLKRTWGYKRAEIIAAAFQAALLLGVGAFVIIEGIRRFFEPPEIAGPTMLWFGVIGLAGNAIGLIVLASGRNHNFNMKAAFLEVLNDALGSVAVIVAAIIIALTGWVQADAVVSLLIGVLIIPRTLRLLRDTVNVLMENAPAGLDLGQVREHILALPHVIDVHDLHASLVGSGTPVLSAHVTVEDGCMTDGHASTILADLQRCVAEHFDVSVEHSTFQIEAAAHRDQESIHH
- a CDS encoding cytochrome c oxidase assembly protein; translated protein: MAVKLPTGRPAAVPRLWWLAIAGLLAIAAVLVATAYGRGTLPAETRDPGSLVRWGFGIVQTVHNISAAATIGALVFAAFIVPPSMSRTRKNKQAGSSAGAPAPEHPAFGRIMNLACAASILWMLSAVAVIVFSFADIAGVPISGSRQFASQLASYITELPTGTAWLWVVIISATVATATFGLRSPAGLAATAVLAMGGLIPMILIGHAAGGSDHEQAINSLGLHLVGVCLWFGGLVALTAAGTALGSDTAAVVKRFSTLAGFALILVVSSGVINAAIRIDSPAGLASPYGVLLMGKTAGAIVLGGLGLLHRRRLIPALSAAAGATRATGLFWRLIVIEVLIMGAVSGLAAALSRTPPPLGEDIEPALTPAQILTGYLLPPELTPERWFTVWRPDWLWIAVALAAAYLYLRAARLLKRRGDKWPWPRGLMWLTGLAALVFFTSGGPSVYGRVLFSAHMLDHMALTMIVPVFLVLGAPVTLALRALAPRHDGTRGPREWIMILVHSRPAAVLTHPLFVAANFAGSIVLFYYSDAFGFALREHAGHELMTVHFVITGYLFVLSMVGTDPVPRRAPYPLRLLLLLATMAFHAFFGVALMGATTLLQPEWFTGLGRDWGLSPLADQQMAGAITWGIGEVPTLLIAIGVAVMWSRSDARETRRTDRAADRNHDADLEAYNAMLAQLGERTHPGPGGSGGPRR